The Sagittula sp. P11 genome window below encodes:
- a CDS encoding AsmA-like C-terminal region-containing protein, which translates to MLLWCAGVMLALVAGLGGGIWAMLGRPVDAPAWLRERIETRIAENLQGISIDFGRMSLLITETGLARIVLWDVTVTNEQGVLVAQLSDIEAGVAPVSFLRREWELREAQVSGAFVTLQRDRNGKLGLALGDAFAEGTQVPDLAQIIARIDAIALDPRLAKLDLFEADSLTLRYEDLRARRGWTADGGRLRLTREDGTLKLTGDVALLSGGAGVATVALGAESRIGDTSLEFGMTLQDLDSGDIATQSPALAWMDALEAPISGSLQSTLAPDGALGEMRATLEIGKGVLQPNREARPIPFDGARTAFTYVPDERLMRFEEIRVESAMGRVRASGTTMLDEAPEGGLPPGLTAQFRLDGVEVAQSAVMDRPVVVEGAQTAFRLQLNPFRVDLGSLRITDPTLPISARGWLEATRAGWSMSLDARVAETVPEQVMAFWPGQLVPQTRDWVGRNVREGRLFDASFALRAEAGAEHPTTFFDLSFEDALVGVAPSLPPIEDGRGRLTIHQRRLGLRVDEGHIVTDRGTVDVGGSVFTIPDLKEKPSMGEVDLKIDGPVGAVLAYIDNDQWRVLRKVGRDATLADGRIAASGRLVLPLADGLTFDDIDLAFAGTLRDVESAKAIPGKTIRGDGLSVKLDNSGVTIAGQANVSGVPVDGRWTQPFGGGGSEVVADITLSPKTLADFGVSLPNGMLRGQGTGALRVDLPPNAPPRFELESDLAGLGLAVPQIGWSLAPGTTGRFTIAGNLSPGLQNAELTLKGGGMDAAGQLVLSTSGAFERLDLSRVTVADWLEVSGRLRARGGNSAPAVEISSGRVDLRSAPFGASGTSGGGGGGGPLALTLDSLRVTDSIELRAFRGNFDLARGLEGRFDGQLGGATPVAGQVIPQAGGSAFRISGEDAGDILKAAGLLKTVKDGTFNLDLAPVSGQPGSFDGLMRIQGTRMQKAPAIASLLDAISIVGIIDQMNGPGIFFSDVEARFRLTPSRVIVSESSAVGPSMGISMDGYYDLGSGQMDFQGVLSPIYAVNAIGRLIARKGEGLIGFNFNLRGTTGAPRVAVNPLSVFTPGMFRDIFRRPPPKLSQ; encoded by the coding sequence GTGCTGCTGTGGTGCGCCGGTGTGATGCTGGCGCTGGTGGCGGGTCTGGGCGGCGGGATCTGGGCGATGCTGGGCCGTCCGGTCGACGCGCCCGCATGGCTGCGCGAGAGGATCGAGACGCGGATCGCCGAGAACCTGCAGGGCATCTCCATCGACTTCGGTCGAATGAGCCTCTTGATCACCGAGACGGGGCTGGCGCGGATCGTGTTGTGGGACGTCACGGTCACCAACGAACAGGGCGTCCTCGTGGCGCAGTTGTCGGATATCGAAGCGGGCGTGGCTCCCGTGTCGTTCCTCAGGCGCGAATGGGAACTGCGGGAGGCGCAGGTCTCCGGCGCCTTCGTCACGTTGCAGCGCGACCGCAACGGCAAGTTGGGGTTGGCTTTGGGCGATGCCTTTGCCGAGGGCACGCAGGTGCCAGACCTCGCGCAGATCATCGCCCGGATCGACGCCATCGCGCTGGACCCGCGGCTTGCGAAGCTCGACCTCTTCGAGGCGGACAGCCTGACCCTGCGCTACGAGGACCTGCGCGCCCGGCGCGGCTGGACGGCGGACGGCGGGCGGCTGCGGCTGACGCGCGAAGACGGCACGCTGAAGCTGACAGGCGACGTGGCGCTGCTGTCCGGGGGGGCGGGCGTGGCCACCGTCGCCCTCGGCGCCGAAAGCCGGATCGGCGACACATCGCTCGAATTCGGGATGACGCTGCAGGATCTCGATTCCGGCGATATCGCCACGCAAAGCCCGGCGCTGGCATGGATGGACGCGCTGGAGGCGCCGATCTCCGGCTCGCTGCAATCCACCCTCGCACCGGATGGCGCGCTTGGCGAAATGCGCGCCACGCTGGAAATCGGCAAGGGTGTCCTGCAACCCAACCGGGAGGCACGGCCGATCCCCTTTGACGGCGCGCGCACCGCCTTCACCTACGTCCCCGACGAACGCCTGATGCGCTTCGAGGAGATCCGGGTGGAGTCTGCCATGGGCCGGGTCCGCGCCTCGGGCACCACCATGCTGGACGAGGCGCCGGAGGGTGGCCTGCCCCCCGGGCTGACGGCGCAATTCAGGCTCGATGGCGTCGAGGTCGCGCAAAGCGCTGTGATGGACCGGCCCGTCGTGGTCGAGGGCGCGCAGACCGCCTTCCGCCTGCAGCTCAACCCGTTCCGTGTCGACTTGGGCTCCCTCCGGATCACCGATCCGACCCTGCCGATCAGCGCGCGCGGGTGGCTGGAGGCGACACGCGCCGGGTGGAGCATGTCGCTCGATGCGCGTGTGGCCGAAACGGTGCCGGAGCAGGTCATGGCCTTCTGGCCCGGCCAACTCGTGCCGCAGACCCGCGACTGGGTCGGACGCAACGTCCGTGAAGGCAGGCTTTTCGATGCGAGCTTTGCCCTGCGTGCGGAGGCCGGGGCAGAGCATCCCACCACCTTCTTCGACCTGTCGTTCGAGGATGCGCTGGTCGGCGTGGCGCCCAGCCTGCCGCCGATCGAGGACGGGCGCGGGCGGCTGACCATTCACCAGCGGCGTCTTGGCCTGAGGGTCGACGAAGGTCACATCGTAACGGACCGGGGCACCGTCGACGTGGGCGGCTCGGTCTTCACCATACCCGACCTTAAGGAGAAGCCCTCGATGGGTGAGGTCGACCTGAAGATCGACGGGCCGGTGGGCGCGGTGCTGGCGTATATCGACAACGACCAGTGGCGGGTGCTGCGCAAGGTCGGGCGGGACGCGACCCTGGCCGACGGCCGGATCGCGGCCAGCGGACGGCTGGTCCTGCCGCTGGCGGACGGGCTGACCTTCGACGATATCGATCTGGCCTTCGCTGGGACGCTCCGCGACGTCGAAAGCGCCAAGGCGATCCCGGGCAAGACGATCCGCGGCGACGGGTTGTCGGTGAAGCTGGACAACAGCGGCGTCACCATCGCGGGGCAGGCCAACGTGTCCGGGGTTCCGGTCGACGGGCGCTGGACCCAGCCCTTCGGCGGCGGTGGGTCCGAGGTCGTGGCCGATATCACGCTCAGTCCGAAGACATTGGCGGATTTCGGTGTCTCGCTGCCGAACGGCATGTTGCGCGGTCAGGGCACGGGTGCCCTGCGGGTCGATCTGCCGCCGAATGCGCCGCCGCGCTTCGAACTCGAAAGCGATCTGGCGGGGCTGGGGCTGGCCGTCCCGCAGATCGGCTGGTCGCTGGCGCCTGGCACCACGGGACGCTTTACCATCGCGGGCAACCTGTCGCCCGGGCTGCAGAACGCCGAGCTGACTTTGAAGGGCGGTGGCATGGATGCGGCCGGGCAACTTGTCCTGTCGACGTCCGGTGCCTTCGAAAGGCTCGACCTGTCGCGGGTGACGGTCGCCGACTGGCTGGAAGTGTCGGGCCGCCTGCGTGCGCGCGGCGGCAACAGCGCCCCGGCGGTCGAGATTTCGTCCGGCCGCGTCGACCTGCGCAGCGCGCCGTTCGGCGCCTCCGGTACAAGCGGCGGCGGAGGGGGCGGCGGTCCGCTGGCCCTAACGCTCGACAGTCTGCGCGTGACCGACAGCATCGAACTGCGCGCCTTCCGCGGCAACTTCGACCTGGCGCGCGGGCTCGAAGGGCGCTTTGACGGCCAACTCGGGGGCGCCACGCCGGTGGCCGGGCAGGTGATCCCGCAGGCAGGTGGCAGCGCCTTCCGGATCAGCGGCGAGGACGCGGGCGATATCCTGAAGGCGGCGGGGCTGCTGAAGACGGTGAAGGACGGCACCTTCAACCTCGACCTCGCCCCCGTCAGCGGCCAGCCCGGAAGCTTCGACGGGCTGATGCGCATACAGGGCACGCGGATGCAGAAGGCCCCGGCCATCGCCTCGCTTCTGGATGCAATCAGCATCGTCGGCATCATCGACCAGATGAACGGGCCGGGGATCTTCTTTTCGGACGTCGAGGCGCGGTTCCGGCTGACGCCCTCCCGCGTGATCGTGTCGGAATCGAGCGCAGTAGGGCCGTCAATGGGTATCTCGATGGACGGCTATTACGACCTCGGCAGCGGGCAGATGGATTTCCAGGGCGTGCTCTCGCCGATCTACGCGGTCAACGCCATCGGCCGCCTGATCGCGCGCAAGGGAGAGGGGCTGATCGGCTTCAACTTCAACCTGCGGGGCACGACAGGCGCACCGAGGGTGGCGGTCAATCCGCTCTCGGTCTTCACCCCGGGCATGTTCCGTGACATTTTCCGCCGACCGCCGCCGAAGCTGTCCCAGTAA
- a CDS encoding peroxiredoxin: MSETAPSFTLPATSGEVSSDALAGTPYVLFFYPRDDTSGCTKENEAFTALLPEFETAGVKVFGISKDSIASHEKFMKKKALTVPLISDEEGDLSERYGVWKEKSMYGKTFMGIERSTFLVGADGSIVKEWRKVKVPGHAEEVLEAARAL; encoded by the coding sequence ATGTCCGAAACAGCCCCCTCCTTCACCCTGCCCGCCACCTCCGGCGAGGTATCCTCCGACGCGCTGGCAGGCACGCCCTACGTGCTGTTCTTCTATCCGCGCGACGACACGTCCGGGTGCACGAAGGAGAACGAGGCCTTCACCGCTCTCCTGCCCGAGTTCGAGACGGCGGGTGTTAAGGTGTTCGGGATCTCGAAGGATTCAATCGCCAGCCACGAGAAGTTCATGAAGAAGAAGGCGCTGACCGTGCCGCTGATCTCCGACGAAGAGGGCGACCTGTCCGAGCGTTACGGCGTGTGGAAGGAAAAATCCATGTACGGCAAGACCTTCATGGGCATCGAACGCTCCACCTTCCTGGTTGGTGCGGACGGCTCCATCGTGAAGGAATGGCGGAAGGTGAAGGTTCCCGGCCACGCCGAGGAGGTGCTGGAGGCCGCGCGCGCCCTCTGA
- a CDS encoding ferritin-like domain-containing protein, which produces MMTLSEMAVDVLTTADGRQKTTKSRAYAAEWFAARAAGTPIAIGRAEPPLRPSRPDRPELLDPRDVPKRKPGSPKGRIALLHAVAHIELNAVDLHWDIIPRFADTPMPTGFYDDWVKAADEESKHFNLMCDCLEELGSHYGALPAHAGMWRAAEDTVADFMGRLAVVPMVLEARGLDVTPGMIEIFRKAGATSAVAALETIYAEEVGHVAYGSKWFHFLCGRHDRDPKDAFHTLVRTYFHGALKPPFNDEKRAEAGLPPDFYWPLAENIPNRTP; this is translated from the coding sequence ATGATGACACTTTCGGAAATGGCGGTGGATGTTCTGACCACTGCGGACGGTCGGCAGAAAACCACGAAATCCCGCGCCTACGCCGCGGAGTGGTTCGCCGCGCGCGCCGCCGGAACGCCCATTGCCATCGGACGCGCCGAGCCGCCTCTGCGCCCGTCGCGCCCCGACCGGCCCGAACTCCTCGATCCCCGTGACGTGCCCAAGCGCAAGCCCGGCAGCCCGAAGGGCCGTATCGCGTTGCTGCACGCCGTGGCCCATATCGAGCTGAACGCCGTCGATCTGCACTGGGACATCATCCCGCGCTTCGCCGATACGCCGATGCCCACGGGCTTCTACGACGACTGGGTGAAGGCGGCGGACGAGGAATCGAAGCACTTCAATCTGATGTGCGACTGCCTCGAGGAGCTGGGCTCGCACTATGGCGCCCTGCCCGCCCACGCCGGGATGTGGCGCGCCGCCGAGGACACCGTGGCCGACTTCATGGGGCGGCTCGCGGTGGTGCCGATGGTGCTGGAGGCGCGCGGCCTGGACGTGACGCCGGGCATGATCGAGATCTTCCGCAAGGCCGGCGCGACCTCTGCCGTTGCCGCACTGGAAACGATCTATGCCGAGGAGGTCGGTCACGTCGCCTATGGCTCGAAGTGGTTCCACTTCCTGTGCGGTCGCCACGACCGGGATCCGAAGGACGCCTTCCACACGCTCGTCAGGACGTACTTCCACGGCGCGCTCAAGCCGCCGTTCAACGATGAAAAACGCGCCGAAGCCGGTCTTCCCCCTGATTTCTATTGGCCTCTCGCCGAAAACATTCCCAACAGAACCCCTTGA
- a CDS encoding M23 family metallopeptidase — MRTRLAIKTHAILERFFPERRLFLRSDNDTRFIRLKSSTQAIAFLGTALVISWTTIATAILLMDSIGAGNFREQAKREQITYQQRLNALSAERDNRASEALAAQNRFNAALKQISSMQTELLESETRRRELETGIDVIQTTLRDTMKARETVSDQLAALEEQIQGGSVAVSGTSQEDNTLDILSDALARTAAERDQVIADAQDALIRASEMQAQIEMMEEKNDTIFRQLEDAMTVSVKPLDKMFEKAGMDPDRILNQVRKGYTGQGGPLTPLSFSTMGQEPSGDTMRANSILNQMDRLNLYRIAAQKAPFATPLKDPFRFTSGFGYRWGRLHAGTDFAAPHGTPIYSTADGVVVHADWSSGYGRLVKIQHEFGIETRYAHMSKIRVKTGQRVSRGQRIGDMGNTGRSTGTHLHYEVRVGGKPVNPMIYIKAANDVF; from the coding sequence GTGCGAACACGTCTGGCAATAAAGACACATGCAATTCTAGAGCGCTTCTTTCCGGAGCGTCGACTCTTCCTCCGATCGGACAACGACACCCGATTTATCCGACTGAAATCCAGCACACAGGCCATCGCCTTTCTCGGCACCGCGCTCGTGATCAGCTGGACGACCATCGCCACCGCCATCCTGCTGATGGACTCCATCGGCGCCGGGAACTTCCGGGAGCAGGCGAAACGCGAACAGATCACCTACCAGCAACGGCTCAACGCCCTGTCGGCGGAACGCGACAACCGCGCCTCCGAAGCGCTGGCCGCGCAGAACCGGTTCAACGCCGCGCTGAAGCAGATCTCCTCCATGCAGACCGAACTGCTGGAGTCCGAGACCCGGCGCCGCGAACTGGAGACCGGCATCGACGTCATCCAGACGACCCTGCGCGACACCATGAAGGCGCGCGAGACCGTGTCCGACCAGCTCGCCGCCCTCGAAGAGCAAATCCAGGGCGGTTCGGTGGCTGTGTCCGGCACCTCGCAGGAAGACAACACGCTCGACATCCTGTCCGACGCGCTGGCCCGCACCGCGGCCGAGCGTGACCAGGTGATCGCCGACGCACAGGACGCGCTGATCCGCGCCTCCGAGATGCAGGCCCAGATCGAGATGATGGAAGAGAAGAACGACACGATCTTCCGCCAGCTCGAAGATGCCATGACCGTCTCCGTCAAGCCGCTCGACAAGATGTTCGAGAAGGCCGGCATGGACCCGGACCGCATCCTCAACCAGGTGCGCAAGGGCTACACCGGCCAGGGCGGCCCGCTGACGCCGCTGTCCTTCTCCACCATGGGTCAGGAGCCTTCGGGCGACACGATGCGCGCCAACAGCATCCTGAACCAGATGGACCGCCTGAACCTCTACCGTATCGCCGCGCAGAAGGCCCCCTTCGCCACGCCGCTGAAGGACCCGTTCCGCTTCACTTCGGGCTTCGGCTACCGCTGGGGCCGCCTGCACGCGGGAACCGATTTCGCGGCGCCGCACGGCACGCCGATCTATTCGACAGCCGATGGCGTCGTGGTCCACGCGGACTGGTCTTCGGGCTACGGTCGACTGGTCAAGATCCAGCATGAATTCGGCATCGAAACCCGCTATGCGCACATGTCGAAAATTCGGGTGAAGACCGGTCAAAGGGTCTCGCGCGGGCAGCGGATCGGTGATATGGGGAACACTGGACGGTCGACCGGGACCCACCTGCACTACGAGGTCCGTGTCGGCGGCAAACCCGTCAATCCCATGATCTATATCAAGGCTGCGAACGATGTTTTCTAA
- a CDS encoding polymer-forming cytoskeletal protein, with the protein MFSKSKINEPGPGSDAAAKPSVPESAKPSTGDFKPSAPKPKPPASVLSPDLHVTGNIKTTGDIQVEGTVEGDIRAHLLTIGESATIKGEVVADDVVVNGRIVGRVRGLKVRLTATARVEGDIIHKTIAIESGAHFEGSVQRQDDPLNGGKARPIGQATAQATAIPPQTGGQQG; encoded by the coding sequence ATGTTTTCTAAAAGCAAAATCAACGAACCCGGTCCCGGCAGCGATGCCGCGGCAAAACCCAGCGTTCCCGAGTCTGCGAAACCGTCCACCGGCGATTTCAAGCCCTCCGCTCCGAAGCCGAAGCCGCCGGCCTCCGTGCTGTCCCCGGACCTGCACGTGACAGGCAACATCAAGACCACCGGCGACATTCAGGTCGAGGGCACGGTCGAGGGCGACATCCGCGCCCACCTGCTGACCATCGGCGAAAGCGCCACCATCAAGGGTGAGGTCGTCGCAGACGACGTCGTCGTGAACGGTCGCATCGTCGGTCGCGTCCGCGGCCTGAAGGTCCGCCTGACCGCCACCGCGCGTGTCGAGGGCGACATCATCCACAAGACCATCGCGATCGAATCCGGCGCCCACTTCGAGGGTTCGGTGCAGCGCCAGGACGATCCTCTGAACGGCGGCAAGGCCCGCCCGATCGGCCAGGCCACCGCACAGGCCACGGCGATTCCGCCGCAGACCGGCGGCCAGCAGGGCTGA